The Argiope bruennichi chromosome X2, qqArgBrue1.1, whole genome shotgun sequence sequence taagaattgaattttatgatgaatcagagaaatttttattcaataagtgTTTGAGATACTTtataagctattaaaaaaatattctgtagtgcaTGACATAAACACTCATCAATTCtgttttctctatttatttttcagaaaccttttgtttaagcaaaaatgtttttgtattcattgaagttttatcatttctaaatcaatttaattttcaaattttacaggaattaaaagaaaaaattagagatacatagtacaatgaaTAGAACAGCATAAGGCTTCCATAATATTATGAgttatgactataaaaatttcaagcttaaatattttgtctGAAGAAGCTATTTAGAGACCAAATCATATAAAATGCTTGACTCAACATTTATGCAAGTTGATATAATTCTGGTAAAGCAATTGGTTGAAAGAATTAATGCTTGAAAGAAGAAGCAAAggcagttttttatttattaaaatatagtaaatactTGCATAATGGCAGAAACTcaacttttgaaacttttaattcaaatatatacacTCAAAATATAGCAGAAGGTATTTAACTGCCTATAATCAGGCAACTAGAATAAAGTACTTAgatattatcaaaaatgaaaaactgtactCTATATAATTTCAGGGATAAagagcttttatatatatatataacttttgagcTTAATAgcattaaatacttcaaaaaaactttctttttaatggtAATTATGTAAAATTAGCGATGGATTTAATAATATccattaaagcaaattaaaaatgcaatatgtaCATTGTTTCTTGTATGTCATTACAATAAGGATTATTTCATTTGTATCTATTTCAAATTAAGCATTTCTAAAAGAACAACATGACAGCACCACTACATATGGAGGAATATGAAGTTAAGTGAATTTTGTTCTTACTTAAACTccattttaatacaatacaaGGGCTATTTCTGAACGGGCTTagcaattttgaaacataattaatttttcagttgtgTTCATTTCAAATATGTGCACAATGTGTTCAGGTGCAAATAGACTCActgtttcttatttcaattactaatattacttttattttcaatttttgaataaaatgaatgcaacaatttctttttgtatttaaaaaaagtgttttatgctaaacacaaaattttgtatgcatatttatctacatttaatttcaaaaggcaCAAAAACTAAATACTTTAGAAGCttcccttttttttatacaaaagaaattaaattaaaattattaaataaattttgttccatttatcaaatatcttcattattaaaaaaagtagtaaatgaaatacaataaatattatattcgtttccatgtttatattattatatggaCAAAGTTACCTGTTCATGACTTTTTCCAACATAGAAAAATGTTCTTCAATGAGCAATTATAGAAGTACAATTTGTACATACTTGATTCAAATGCATGTTTAGTTTTCATGATcgcttataaacaattttaaaataaacagttcaTTATAAATTCTTGACTTAGCATATCTAGTGGATCTGAGCATAGCTTTTTTCTGATTCTATATGATTATGTCTAGACTTTATGTCACCATTACACATCTCTAGCAATAAAATATACAGGGTGCATACTGaagaaatgcttcaaaaattaaccACTTTTAAGTGCTTTTTAAGTACCttacccctccccccccaaatTAAGCACCTTTTTTTCATTCATGCATACATGAGcctgcttttttttaaagcaaaggatgctttctattttataataaggctttggttttattaaatgtaattaaaattaattttatatgtgtatttttgatattttatttctgcaataccatggtaattttaatatttatttctgcaacaCTGCAGAAGCGtctattataaaacatatttggttttgacaaaaacaaaaatgaccATAGTTTGatcattaccaaaaaattaaatcaagatttaatcaatcagttaaattatttactcttttataagattaacaataaaaatctggctcctttttcaacattttttaaatttacaaattacaagTTAAACTGAATGGATACATCATTTCTGAATTTACATTGGTATAGATAAAGATGTATaggataaacaaaaattttctattttatttttatatatgctgcaATAAATGAAATTCCACATGGCTGGGATGTAAGTAAAAATTTCCTCCGGCTCTAACTCACCATATTTAGCagtttagaacattttattttctgcctTATAAAGCTAAGGGCTAAAGTATACCAGCACAGCTACCATCATAAAACTGGCAAAACTGCCAGAAATTGATGATAGAACAATGCAATgctctaaatgaatttttgagatcaatttttaaatagaaaataataaaattataaaaatagtagaaataataatagaaattaaatagaaaataacagtaaaaaacagagggccgcggtggcctgatggtaaggtctcgacttcggaaccggagggtttcaggttcgtgtcccgattccatcgaagaagcGTTGTCTAagtgggtctgttgcacgttaaattcgtcatgaccaaacgtcctcccgctggtgtggcgttgtgtggagaggggggtgccagctcaagtgtcgtcctcgtcatctgaccgaggttcaaaattacgaggtccgtcccaaaatagcccaagtgttgctttaaacaggacgttaatataactaaactaaacagtaAAAAACGATTATCACTTCTTATTTCTGATGTTTAGTAAAgggcttttttaaatgtttaacatttcgaaaatttaagaaaaactttttttttaacctctatgcaaaaataaataaaattttatatctttataactttaaaaaagtaagaaaaatgtgattatatattttgggaagaaatgaaaatgatttcacaaTTCCTATTTTTCATAAGTAATGGAAACAAATTCACGAAGATAAAAAACATTAgaagtaatatgaaaataaaaaaatgaaagttaatgaatttttttaaaaaatagtaattcttGAAGCTAATCCGAGACTAAATACTACATTGCCTTCAAATTTCACAACATTTatcaagtgaaaaattttattccatgaattgctttaaagttttgaattttgtttgaaaattttaaaataataaataacagttaatgcatttttttaaatagtaatttttaaagttagtgcgaaattaaatactgaattgcctttaaattttaatcataacgTTAAACACGTTTAACATTACTCAacaattcaataaagaaatgacattttaaaatttattttaaaaaatcattattacaaatCGTTTACaagattaattttgcaaaaaattttaaaaataaaaaaaataataaagaaagaaaggaaggaagaaaaagCATTCACTAAagtaaaattggaatttaaaaaaccTCTTTAAACCATTAAAAcggtgtaaaaaatttttttattcaataatatgctTTAATGATATGACAGAAATTAATCctgtctttaattttaaattaaacttctaattaaaatttcaaaaaatatgtgcTTAGTGAGTTTTTAACATCCCAGAAGCAGCTTCCTGCAACATTTCACATTCCTAACTTCAACGATTTCTCAATAAGGGCAAATTTCTAAGAGTAGAGATTTCaatgggaaaatatatatatatatatatctgtatgtGCATGACGCTATGCACTCTGATgtaaccataaaataaatattataaatatacatataattatattatatattaataataaatatattttcaaactttaaatatatgtattcatcatattacaaaagagaaaattgtattttttctttttaaatcaatgcattttaacaTAAAGATCTAAAAGGACACAAACATAgtataagtaaacattttatttttttcttttgacaaataAGCTTATATTGCAATCACAACAAAATACGAacatattttacagaataaatcttgaccacatttataaatatgcagCATAATATCcatgctaattttaatttaattacaaaattaagtaGCTTTTGTGTCGAAATGGACCCACACACAACAGCAGGGTTATATGACAAGGTTGTTATTGGAGTCAGAAtcattctcaaaattttcatagcACATCAGCAAGACTATTGTATtcaatatatttacatacatcacacctgttttcaaataattctttggaactgaatttcaaaactgaaaacttTAGGTCTCAAAACAAACCTTATTTCAAACCACAGCAGTCCCATTAAATGAGTTTCCTGAAGTACTTATGAGAATGAAATCTCTGTATGTTTGACTCAGTGAAAAGAATCTCTTAatactaaacaaataaatattttaaaattccattaaaaaatattatacttacaTAATCAAATGATTATTATACTAGTTATCAAATTAGTATAAAAACATATATCCcattaaaaagaggaaaaaaaatcatatattccttcaaaatttaaaaaattgcagcacagaaaacataatttaaaaaaaagccatgagcaataaaaaaaaaaatgaaatataattttagaataaaactcACACATCTAGaattatgtttaattgaattaaattgaatccaaatttatctatacaatttttacaagcatgcataaagaaaatattttatctgtaatcCAAAACAGAGCATTTCTTCCAAAAGCAGATGAGAatcatgtaatataatttatatcgaaaatcatgcaaaattttcaattatctaaGATTTAAATCAATTCTGTAAGAcatcaataattaatattgacCATAAAATAGTGGATGAGATAATAAAATGCACCATTACTAAATTGGTGTGAAGAGTgacttattttcataaatttcaagaataaaaatacataaatatgtattcaaactgataattaatatttttcatttgttaaaccAAGTACCACAAATATTGTCTTGGACAaaccaaaagataatatttaaaataaatcttttatacatttattcttctaaatttgcttttctatttttcaaaaacaaaggaATTCTTTCAGTGAAATAAATAGAGTAATGCTTAACACAACCTTCAATGCTGCCAAATATCATTCATGTCAATATTATATGCAGTCGAATTTCCAAAGCAATATTGCTATAAACTATCATCATGACACTTAAAACATAATGCaatcatacatatttaatataagaatgtatttaataatggaatttttattactgcaatttttagcaagatagaataaaaaaatgacatgttAAATTagtggaaaaacattttttacacaatatgaaaaaaagtcaATTCTAAAACTTTGAACACTTAACAAATAAATGCCacctaaagttattttttatgtgtgtataaaactttgtattgcattttttacaaGGAGATTatcttatttacattaaaaaaaagacattattttagCAAAAAGAGTTAGTTCAACAGTTACCGCCATATCAAATGCTGGCCTGTTagcatataattaatttcttttcttttttgaatctaAATTGGAATTGACAGGTTCATCAAAGTTATGTTTTCTCATTATCCTTATTGAATCAAAACATAAATTACTTTTGCGGGAGAGTTAACAGCATGCCTTTGCCTTGAAGTGATTTGGGCTTCTTTCCCAAAAGTCCATAAAAAGTTGTTCATAATAAAAATCCTGCTTCTTCACTTTGTATGAGAAGAGAGTAAGTAGTACTCTTCAAAAAGAggataatcaataaaattccaCATCTTTCCCACCATTTGCAGAAAGAAATTCTGCAGCAGCCAATTCAAATAGAGAAGAAAGAGTTTGGGAGCCTACGTCTTTGATATTTGCACTTTATCTTCTTTATTTGCTCCGTAAAGACAGAAAAGGAAATCATTAGATGTAGTCTTTGTTATAGAGGAAAGAAACTTCTTCCTGTCTTGTGGCTTGCAAGAAAGGAAAGAATGCACTGAAGGTATGCATTGGATATAGTTCATAAAGGTCAAGGTATTTAGGAGCATCCTTTATCCATTGAACTTCATATCTACGGTGCATCCTTCATCTccatttagcaaaaaaaaaaaaaaaaaaaaaaattagttaaaaagttACCACCATATCCAATACTGGTATGTTAgcatataattaactttttttaaaaaatttaaattagaatggatAAAGTTATGTTATTCCTCATCCTTACAGAGTTACAACAGAAATGAATTTGGCGAGAGAGATATTGACATGCCTTTGCCTTTTCCTTGAAGTTATTTGGGCATCTTTCCCAAAAGTTGTTCATAATAAAAATCCTGCTTCCTCACTTTGTATGAGAAGATAGTATGTACTACTTTTTCAAAAAGAggataatcaataaaattccaCATCTTTTTCACCATTTGTAGAAAGAAATTCTGCAGCATCCAATTTAAATAGAGAAGAAAGAGTTTGGGAGCCTCTGtcttaaatatttacactttatcTTCTTTATTTGCTCCATACACACACAGAAAAGTAAATCATTAGATGTAGTAATAGTTATAGAGGAAAGAAAATTCTTCCTGTCTTGTGGCTGCAAGAAAGGAAAGAATGCACTGAAGGTATACGTTGGATATCATTCATAAAGATCAAGGTATTTATGAGCATCCTTTATCCATTGAACCCCATATCTACGGTGCATCCTTCATCTTCTTTTAGAAAAAAGAGTTAGTTAAACAGCTATCACCATATCCAATACCAGCCAGTTAGcatgtaattaatttcttttcttttttgaatttaatttggaaTTGGCATTATAACGTTTTTTCCTCATCCTTACTgattcaaaacagaaataaatttggcGAGAGAGATATTGGCTTGCATTTGCCTTTTCTTTGAAGTCCTTTGGACTTCTTGCCAACAAATCCACCAAAAGTTGTTCATAATCAAAATCTTGCTTCTTCACTTTGTACGAGAATATAGTATGTAGTACTTTTTCAAAAACAGGATAATCAATAAATGGCCACATCTTTTCCactatttgtataaataaattttgcagcGGCCAATTCAAATAGACAACTAGGAGTTTGAAAGCCTCCATCTTTAATATTTGCTCTTCTTCTTCTTTAGTTGCTCCAtacatacataaaagaaaatcatcattTGTAGTCTTTGTTATAGAGGAAAGAAACTTCTCCCTCTCTTGCAGCtgcaagaaaggaaaaaatgcaCCAAAGGTACAGTTGGGATATTCTCCAGAAAGCTGTAGGTATTCTGGAATGTCCTTTATCCATTGAACCCCACATCCATCTTGCATCCTTCTAACCCAAAATCGTGTAAAGGGATTACCAGGTATTAACCATCTATCGCATACCTTCATTTCTGCCCACAAAGTCTTTATACTTTCTTCCAAAAAGTAACTGCATGCCCAATAAAACTTCCAAACGATATCAACATCTTTTTTTAGAATCAATTGCTGCATTGTTTTAATTCTGTCAATTGCCCCATCAGATTTCCATTGAAAGATTTCCTCTATATTCTTTAAACGCCATAAACCTTCATGGTCCGAATGCCATTCTGTAACAGCAGCATCCATGCCTAGAATTGCCTGCACTACATTCTCTCTTAAATGTGCAGGAACGATAAGTAACTTTTCCTTTGCTTTATTTATCTTAGAGTTATAGTTAGCTTCATGAAACTTTTTCGGACCTAATCGCCTCATTTCTTTAAAGAGTATAAAGCCAGTTATGGCATCAATATGTTTGGACAATATTAAAGCTACTTTTACCACAGAAAAGTGGAAAAGTGATGGCATGAATGGAATTACGAGTTTTGAATCAGTAGGTtctgacattgtttaaaataaatttctacgtcgaatagaaattatttttaagaaaatcttctgTAAAATCTCAatgaaatctgaaaagaaaaaaaaatcttacatatttCCCATacaatacaaaatgaatatttcattgcaaGCATCTTTTTAATCAGTTAACAGAATCTGACATCAAACTTAGATTAAAGCTGCATTATAGTGCATGATGAAAAAGTACATAGTTtacaaatagtttttcttttaaaatgtaacaattaatacatcaatcttgtaaaaaaaataatgctatgcaTGCAATAAATTATAGTAATCATAAAGACCATACTTGATGAAAGgggaaaaagttccaaaaatgtcTTTAGAATTTAAATGTGAAAGCAAATTGCATTCTAAGGAAATTATCAATAAACTGTAAACAACACCACATATTCTGACaggtaatttgttttaaatgttttggtTCACAACTCATTAATGTATACAATATGGTCATTAAAACCATAATTTTTCTAGACTCACATTCAAAGTTTGTgtgcatttctgaaaataaatttcatttggaaattaaaatattctgaatttgcaaaaatttttgttatattctgACTAAATAACCATAACTTGAAtctggaaaaatatgaaaatttcactttatacattcaacaattattatatatatatatagagagagagagagagagagggagagagagagagaacaattattatatatatatatatatatatatatagagggagagagagagagagagagagatcattAAACATAATATTACCAATTTGTCTCAGATTTACAATGGAGAGTAAGGATGTCCATTTCgggcctttttaaaaaaattcttacctaaattttaatttaaaattaagagaaattttgacattgtccattaaaattttcgaaaacattGCATAAAGAAATGATTGTTAcagtatcttaaaattttaacaagtatagtttgaattaaattttaatataaaattttcattgcaataaacTCAACATATTTACGTCAACAATGAAAACTCATATGTTATGACAGAGAACTCTACTTTCGTTTTCCGATCAGTTTATTCATGACGCTATTCCACTTATATCAACACGGGGTTGCCAGATTCCATGTTGGAATAAGATGCAACAGATACAGGAAATATACAACTTATTAAACTTGGcaacaaaataattgtatttagtgCAAATTTGCCTAAAgtaatacaaaatgaaaacaggaaatatacttaatacaatgaaataataatatgcaatatataaagataatatacaatatttgtcGGTACGGGATGTGCTAGGATAGAACATGGGAACTTCTgatttgcagtccagtaacaaaaccaggatacaaaagcgtacgctcATGCAtactgtacgaaggttgaaggttcattatCCGACGTCACCAATTTGGCGGTATGGTATGTgctagaatagaacctgggaccttgtgtttTGCAGTCCAGTATataaaccaggatacaaaagcatacgTATACATAGAACGGGGATTTCCCTGCGAAGTATTAATATAGAGTGTATTAGAGAAAGTAGATAGGTGGCGCTTTAGAATAACATGAATGTAAGATGGCGCTGCGATCACTACAAATACATCTTAACTTTCGCCTCCGCGAGCGAAATTGTATACAACTCATCTTCGGAGTTTCTTGTCCTAAAAGAGAAAGAGAACAACTAGAACTTCTActtctttcttgtaaataatgtGAATAAAGAGTGTTCGTTATATAAATAcgagtttttcatttgaaagagtaaaagtatctttgaagtaattaagatattatttacccATAATTTGAACGTGTTCACTTGTGATAAAAGATCCTATCTTATTTTACGAGTCAAAAGAATCTGATGATCCAgcgttttttaataatttgaagttaGTTTCAATTTGTGTATTATTGAATGCTGGtacaacattaaataataattaataatggtattaaagtaattaatttaatttacaggtCCAATCGTTTCACTGGAACAATTCGTCATCCACACCGCGTTTTTTCACAGTCTGTAATTGTTATTTAGGAAAAGCCTCAGATTGACAAGTTGGCTCGTTTGAAGCAGTGCTCACATAATTAGTATCATCAATGATATCAGAAGCATCTTCAACATTTTTAGGTACATTTTTGGGCATATCAAGAGAATTTATTTCCAAAGGGAAAATTCGCTGAATTGGACGAATAATTTTTCCATTAGGCACACGTAATTTGACAACTCGTTCGACGATGTCCTTGCCTTCAAATAGTTCGATGACACGTCCCAAAGACCAGTTTAACCCATCGAGCGCCTGCTGTCTAGATTAAGAATTTTCAAGGGGTTAGGGTTAGGGTTTATGAAGTTTAGTGGCACAAGAGCCtatcttggctaaactgcgccaaacatatagTTAAAAACTAATCCTTTTCagcaataagatttaaaaatcaaaacacaagTTCAATGGAattatgaatataagaaaatactCAAATACAGGATAAaagaagctgataaaaaaaagacAGTGCAATTAAAAAAAGCTAAAGTTTATCAAAGATGACGATTTATTAGATACATGTAAAAAAAcgaatggcttttaaaaagttaaaaatatttgggtggtgtttttcacccaccaagtcctgcaTAGTTAGAGACGATGACTGGAAAAACAACTCACGATGTGATTTAAAATCTGGACATTCAATAGGAATGTGTTTCACAGTAAAATCTGTACTGCATGTAGGACACATGGGTTTTCTCTCTCCACAAATGAGATGTTTATGAGTTAGacgtgtatgtcctatacggaggcgggtCAATTTATCATCCAACCCCCGTACAGGGAGTACAGGCCATAGTCCAATTAAAGATTTAATGGTATGCAATTTGTTGTCAACTTGCTCATTCCATTTTGTCTGCCAAGTGGAATAAAGATGACAAAGAAAGAACTTCTTCGCATCACAGTAaggaaaattttgtgaaataaatgaagaagcaGCTTTTGCAGCACAGTCTGCTGCCTCATTCCCAGAAATGCCCGAGTGACTCGGTtcccagcaaaataaaatattaaatatctcatTTCGAAGAAGGTGTAAAGTATTTAGAATTTCTAAGGCGACAGGATGCATTTGATTGTCGGGATGGGAAAGagtctctaaagcactcatactgtcagtataaataatgaaactgcGATAAGTAGACATCGAAATTTCCTGAAGGGCAGAGGAAATTGCCATTAGTTCCGCAGTAGAAACAGAAGAACAGGTATGTAAACGATAGCTCAGTGTACCAGATGGAAGTACAATGCCAAATCCGACATGTCCATTtgatttcgagccatctgtaAAAACTGGGATGAAAGatgaatactgacagcgatgatagAGAAATATCTGTTGAAAAACCACAGATGCTGTTGTGGATTTATCATACccagaaaatggatttaaaaaggaaaattctagATTATCCCATGGGGTAAAGCAAAAGACATTTGTAGacataattgttaaattaaagtcCGAGTCCTGCAAAAGCTTTTTCATTCTCACACTGAACAGTGGAATGCAGGAGGATTGAGCATCATAAATTCTCCTAAGACTTGCTGGAAGTGTTAATTCTGATATAGGGTGCTTCGAGAGAGACTGCGTTCGGAAGTAATACAAGGCGGCAATTTTTTTACGCCTTAAGTAGAGAGGTAGTTGATaacaaatattgtataaactTTCTATCGGGGATGTTCGAAAGGCACCAGAGCAGATTCTTAATGCAGAATGATGGATAGTATTCAGTCTGCGCAAAACACTAGGACGTGTGGATCCATACACCATGCATCCGTAATCGATACGGGAAAGAATGACTGCCTCGTAAATACGGATTAGGGAGGCTCAATCTGCTCCCCAAGAAGTTCTGGAGAGAACTTTTAAGATGTTCAAGGTTCTCTCGCATTTCCTTCGCAAGTACAAAACATGCAGAATGAAGGTGAGTTTGCGGTCAAATACGACCCCCAAAAAACGTATTTCATCAACAACTGGAATAGCATGGCTACGAATATAAATATTAGGTTCCGAGTGAAAATTACGTTTTCTGCAAAAATGGAGGCACCGACTTTTCTCTGGAGAGATGGTGTGCCCATTTTCATCACACCATGTTACTAGTTTGTTGACTGCATTTTGAAGctgtctttcaattaaatgcatattacttCCTTGGCATGAAATCTGGAGATCGTCAACGTAGAGGCTTCCATGAACAGATGAtggtaattgatttaaaatttgacttatatgaacaataaaaagagtgacactgaggacacttccctgaggaacaccctcagattgaataaaattgttagaataaaagttCCCCATTCGAACTCTAAAAGTGCGATATgacaaaaagttttttataaaaatgggcaAATTTCCTCTAAAACCGAGATTGAAAAGTGTTAAAAGTATACCATACCGCCATGCACGGTCATAAGCTTTCTCAATATTGaagaatatggagacaaggtggttcctccttacaaatgcgttgcgaatttgggtttccagtAAAACGAGGTTATCAAAAGTAGATCGACctcgacggaaaccactctgcaacggggagatgcatccttgtttctccaattcgtatacGAGACGTGCATTAATCATCCGCTCAAAAGTCTTGCATAGACAGTTTGTCAGAGCTAttggtctgtagttcagagggttTCGTGAAtccttgccaggttttaagatGGGGATCACAATAGCTTCCCGCCATTGTGCAGGGTACGTCTGCTCAATCCAAATCCTGTTAAATAATCTTAACAGGTTGCAAAGGGAAGTTTtactcaaatggcgaagcatgttgtAAGTGATACCATCAGGTCCCGGGCTTGTATTATGGCTTGAGACAAGGCTGTTTCCAATTCCGACATCCTAAATTCAGAGTTGTATGGGAAGTTTCTTCTTgcattaaaacgcaatggcaactgttccgcgcgattcttaattgccttAAATTCTATACTATAAGAACCAATTGCGGAAACTTCTGCAAATGCTTGGCCGAGAATATTTGCAACGTCTAATGGGGATGAATACGATGTacttcctgtatttaaaataggaatggaAGATTCACGATAAATCCCATTAGCGGCCTTAACCTTATTCCACAACATTTTACTTGGAGTCGAAGATGTAATTGACGAGACAAAATTAATccaggattccctctgactacgaagACGTATACGACGTGCAAGGGCCTTGCCTCTTTTAAAAGCGACTAAGTTCTCCGTCGTTGGGTACCTCCTAAATTTGTTCCAAGGTCTCTTTTGGTTCTTGTAACtatcgcggcaagcttcattccaccacggtctgcgaaattttctCAGACGTGGGGAActctttggaatggtggcatttgcggcatTTATTATGCTCTCAACGACATGTTGTACTGCTTCAGTGATGTCGCAAGTATTGATCATGTTCTCTGTGATTTGTGCTAAAAGTTTGAAAGTATACCAGTCTGCCCATTGGA is a genomic window containing:
- the LOC129960981 gene encoding uncharacterized protein LOC129960981; translation: MSEPTDSKLVIPFMPSLFHFSVVKVALILSKHIDAITGFILFKEMRRLGPKKFHEANYNSKINKAKEKLLIVPAHLRENVVQAILGMDAAVTEWHSDHEGLWRLKNIEEIFQWKSDGAIDRIKTMQQLILKKDVDIVWKFYWACSYFLEESIKTLWAEMKVCDRWLIPGNPFTRFWVRRMQDGCGVQWIKDIPEYLQLSGEYPNCTFGAFFPFLQLQEREKFLSSITKTTNDDFLLCMYGATKEEEEQILKMEAFKLLVVYLNWPLQNLFIQIVEKMWPFIDYPVFEKVLHTIFSYKVKKQDFDYEQLLVDLLARSPKDFKEKANASQYLSRQIYFCFESVRMRKKRYNANSKLNSKKKRN